In one Chitinophaga sancti genomic region, the following are encoded:
- the bshA gene encoding N-acetyl-alpha-D-glucosaminyl L-malate synthase BshA — protein sequence MRIGIVCYPTYGGSGVLATELGKALADKGHMVHFITYQQPVRLNAFHANIYYHEVQVPTYPLFDFPPYESALSSTMVDVILNQQLDLLHVHYAIPHASTAYLAKQIVSKTGRVVPFITTLHGTDITLVGKDKTYAPVVTFSINESDAITAVSNNLREETYKSFQIEKDIEVIYNFVDTERFKRREAELKHFRDAIAPNGEKVLLHVSNFRKVKRVPDVIKVFAQVREQVPAKLLLVGDGPDRPAIECMCREMGLCGDVRFVGKQEQLEDVMSISDLFLLPSDYESFGLAALEAMAAEVPVISSNAGGLPEVNIHGETGFLSPVGDVDSMAKHAIELLKDEKKLAKVRKGALEQAQRFHINNVIPQYEALYEEVINRTLVLAK from the coding sequence ATGCGTATAGGAATAGTATGTTACCCTACTTATGGGGGTAGTGGCGTACTGGCAACGGAGCTTGGAAAGGCCCTGGCAGATAAAGGGCATATGGTCCATTTTATCACGTATCAGCAACCTGTAAGGCTGAATGCCTTCCATGCCAATATATATTATCATGAGGTGCAGGTACCTACCTACCCTCTTTTTGACTTTCCTCCTTATGAATCGGCTCTGAGCAGTACCATGGTGGATGTAATTCTCAATCAGCAGCTGGATCTGCTGCATGTGCATTACGCTATTCCACATGCCTCTACAGCCTATCTTGCCAAGCAGATTGTGAGTAAAACAGGCCGCGTTGTGCCGTTTATCACGACCCTGCATGGTACGGATATTACCCTGGTAGGCAAGGATAAAACCTATGCACCGGTGGTGACTTTCTCTATTAATGAGTCTGATGCTATCACAGCGGTGTCTAATAACCTGAGAGAGGAAACTTATAAGTCTTTCCAGATTGAGAAAGATATTGAAGTGATTTACAACTTTGTTGATACTGAACGGTTTAAGCGCAGAGAGGCGGAACTGAAGCATTTCAGGGATGCTATTGCCCCGAATGGTGAAAAGGTACTGCTGCATGTGTCCAACTTCAGGAAGGTAAAGAGAGTGCCGGATGTGATCAAGGTGTTTGCCCAGGTGAGGGAACAGGTGCCGGCGAAGCTTTTGCTGGTGGGGGATGGTCCTGACAGACCTGCGATTGAGTGTATGTGCAGGGAAATGGGATTATGCGGGGATGTGAGGTTTGTGGGCAAGCAGGAGCAGCTGGAAGACGTCATGTCTATTTCGGATCTTTTCCTGTTACCTTCTGATTATGAGAGTTTTGGCCTCGCGGCGCTGGAGGCGATGGCGGCAGAGGTGCCGGTGATTTCGTCTAATGCGGGCGGATTGCCGGAGGTGAATATACATGGGGAAACGGGATTTTTAAGCCCTGTGGGAGATGTGGATAGTATGGCGAAGCATGCGATTGAGTTGCTGAAGGATGAGAAGAAGCTGGCGAAAGTGAGGAAGGGCGCGTTGGAACAGGCGCAACGTTTTCATATCAATAATGTGATACCACAGTATGAGGCGCTGTATGAGGAGGTGATTAACAGGACTTTAGTTTTAGCTAAATAA
- a CDS encoding M20/M25/M40 family metallo-hydrolase: protein MRRYILPVLLTCSLPALAQQKEDDSLAFRRIANEILTNSMAYANLKVLTTEIGGRLAGSPGMVKAEKWGEKALQEAGADTVYLQECMVPHWVRGAKEEARIISRRRDFIPPLAVLALGNSVGSGPAGITAPVIEIASFDDLEAKKDQVKGKIVFYNYHFKPTFIHTFESYGDAVKYRGRGASAAAKYGATAVIVRSMSHGANNFPHTGAMSYDEAYPKIPAIAIGLEDADLLSRRLQDEKDLKVYLRTNAKMLPDTIGHNVIAELKGSEHPEQIITVGGHLDSWDVNEGAHDDGTGCVQAIEILRTFKALGIRPKHTLRIVLFANEENGTRGGKKYAEVAKAKNEQHIFVLESDAGGFTPRGFAFTMPVEKRAKIQSWAPLFRPYDVTDFTGEGGGVDVGQIAEAMGIPMGELLPDSQRYFDLHHAANDVFSAVNKRELELGAFSMAGLLYLVDQYGL from the coding sequence ATGAGAAGATACATCCTACCGGTATTATTGACCTGCAGCTTGCCGGCATTAGCCCAACAAAAAGAAGACGATTCCCTGGCATTTCGCCGTATAGCCAACGAAATCCTTACCAACAGTATGGCATATGCCAACCTGAAAGTATTGACGACTGAAATAGGAGGCCGCCTGGCTGGTTCTCCAGGTATGGTGAAAGCTGAAAAGTGGGGGGAAAAAGCCCTGCAGGAAGCCGGTGCTGATACCGTGTACTTACAGGAGTGTATGGTACCCCACTGGGTAAGAGGTGCGAAGGAAGAAGCCCGCATTATCAGCCGCCGCCGTGACTTCATTCCACCACTGGCAGTACTGGCCCTTGGCAACTCAGTAGGTAGTGGTCCTGCCGGCATTACTGCTCCTGTAATAGAAATTGCATCTTTCGATGACCTGGAAGCAAAGAAAGACCAGGTAAAAGGAAAGATCGTGTTTTATAACTATCATTTCAAACCCACCTTTATCCACACCTTCGAATCTTATGGTGATGCAGTGAAATACAGGGGGCGTGGTGCCAGTGCAGCCGCTAAATACGGTGCCACGGCAGTGATCGTACGCTCTATGTCTCACGGTGCAAACAATTTCCCGCACACCGGTGCCATGAGCTATGACGAAGCATATCCAAAGATCCCCGCAATAGCGATTGGCCTGGAAGATGCTGACCTGTTGAGCAGGCGCCTGCAAGATGAAAAGGACCTGAAAGTATACCTCCGTACCAATGCGAAGATGCTGCCTGACACGATTGGTCACAACGTGATCGCTGAGCTGAAAGGTAGTGAACATCCTGAACAGATCATCACCGTAGGTGGTCACCTGGATTCATGGGATGTAAATGAAGGTGCGCATGATGATGGTACCGGTTGTGTGCAGGCAATTGAAATACTGAGAACCTTCAAGGCACTGGGTATTCGTCCTAAACACACACTCAGGATCGTGTTGTTTGCAAATGAAGAAAATGGTACCCGCGGTGGTAAAAAATATGCAGAGGTAGCTAAAGCAAAAAATGAACAGCATATCTTCGTTTTAGAGAGTGATGCAGGTGGATTTACACCCCGTGGTTTTGCATTTACCATGCCGGTGGAAAAGAGAGCGAAGATCCAGTCATGGGCACCTTTATTCCGCCCCTACGACGTGACTGATTTCACAGGAGAAGGTGGTGGTGTGGATGTAGGCCAGATTGCAGAAGCAATGGGTATTCCAATGGGTGAATTGCTGCCCGATTCACAGCGTTATTTCGATCTGCATCATGCAGCAAACGACGTATTTTCTGCTGTAAACAAGCGTGAGCTGGAACTGGGTGCATTCAGCATGGCGGGTTTACTGTACCTCGTAGATCAATACGGACTATAA
- a CDS encoding SAM-dependent methyltransferase, translating to MEQVGKVYLIPTVLSPEGLHTIPPYVTAAAQKISVFFVENERTARRYLKALDRSINIDSLQILLMQGGGATGVSDTELAKKFLLEGKDIGVMSEAGCPAIADPGHRIVLAAHSVDAPIIPMVGPNSMLMALIASGMNGQNFQFVGYLPVKPGERIKAIKELELESIKKHQTEMFIETPYRNNHLLRDLLASCKDTTLVCVAADITAPEEYIKTKTVKEWKKQELPELHKRPAIFLLLAQ from the coding sequence ATGGAGCAAGTTGGTAAAGTATACCTGATTCCCACTGTGCTGAGTCCTGAAGGGCTGCACACGATTCCGCCTTACGTGACGGCGGCTGCACAAAAGATCAGCGTATTCTTTGTGGAAAATGAACGTACCGCCAGAAGGTACCTGAAGGCACTGGACAGAAGTATTAATATCGATAGTCTGCAAATCCTGCTTATGCAGGGAGGTGGGGCTACCGGAGTATCTGATACAGAACTGGCAAAGAAATTCTTGCTGGAAGGAAAGGACATAGGTGTTATGAGCGAGGCGGGCTGTCCTGCTATTGCAGATCCCGGACACCGGATTGTACTGGCGGCACATAGCGTAGATGCGCCCATCATTCCGATGGTAGGCCCCAATTCAATGCTGATGGCATTGATCGCATCAGGGATGAACGGACAGAACTTCCAGTTTGTAGGCTATCTGCCGGTGAAACCGGGAGAACGTATCAAAGCGATTAAGGAGCTGGAACTGGAATCGATAAAGAAACACCAGACGGAGATGTTTATAGAGACTCCTTACCGCAATAACCACTTATTGAGAGATTTGCTGGCTAGCTGTAAGGACACTACGCTGGTGTGTGTGGCCGCAGATATTACTGCGCCGGAAGAGTATATTAAAACAAAGACAGTAAAAGAATGGAAAAAGCAGGAGCTGCCGGAACTACATAAGCGGCCCGCGATATTCCTGCTATTAGCACAATAA
- a CDS encoding EI24 domain-containing protein, producing MFSFREVLAAVQAYGKAHQFIMQHKLWKWILIPGIMYCILFMTGIYFVWGYSGDFVEYLFNLLPVKVWIQDLESSWISFFFILLGLSIRFMILLLCFSYYKYLFLVLGSPLFSYLSEKTEAIMERKDYPFSWQQFMKDMGRGIVMSIRNSLNQTLCVIVLIILSFIPIVGWITPLFAFFIEAYFYGFSMVDYSCERYRLNTKQSIQFIRAHRGIALGNGMVFYILMFIPVLGWIMAPSYAVIAATIHLSDKRLLHGASW from the coding sequence TTGTTTTCATTCAGAGAAGTACTGGCGGCCGTACAGGCTTATGGGAAAGCACATCAGTTTATAATGCAGCACAAGTTATGGAAATGGATCCTGATACCAGGTATCATGTACTGCATACTCTTCATGACGGGGATTTATTTTGTTTGGGGATATTCGGGGGATTTTGTTGAATATCTTTTTAACCTGCTTCCGGTGAAAGTCTGGATACAGGATCTCGAAAGTAGCTGGATCAGTTTCTTCTTTATCCTGTTGGGGCTCTCCATCCGTTTCATGATCTTACTACTCTGTTTTTCTTACTACAAATACCTCTTCCTGGTGTTGGGCTCCCCCCTGTTTTCGTATCTCTCGGAAAAGACGGAAGCGATTATGGAGAGAAAGGATTATCCTTTCAGCTGGCAACAGTTTATGAAGGATATGGGAAGAGGCATTGTGATGTCGATTCGCAATAGTCTGAACCAGACATTGTGTGTGATTGTCCTGATCATACTTTCTTTTATCCCCATTGTAGGATGGATCACTCCCCTGTTTGCCTTCTTTATTGAAGCCTATTTTTACGGTTTCTCTATGGTAGACTATAGTTGTGAAAGGTACAGACTCAATACAAAACAAAGTATTCAATTTATACGCGCACACAGAGGTATTGCCCTGGGCAATGGTATGGTGTTTTATATATTGATGTTTATTCCTGTGTTAGGCTGGATCATGGCTCCTTCTTACGCAGTGATTGCTGCTACTATTCATTTATCTGATAAACGCCTGTTACATGGAGCAAGTTGGTAA
- a CDS encoding PorP/SprF family type IX secretion system membrane protein yields the protein MKKVLLFLTITLYLMNPARAQDPHFSQFFASPMTLNPAMTGLFSGDYRISGNYREQWRSISTPFTTGTAAIDFGILKNVISYTDIWGVGLMAMYDRTGGGALTSTYLSFSTAYHKGLDPEGNHTLAVGVQATYVSKRLDQSKLVFENQIDNNGYNPAIPSGETISNPNVSYLDPNIGILYNGLVGESSNIYAGVSLYHITQPTETFMQQNNNRLTARVTAHGGGSFPVNGTNRIHVSALYMKQSTASEFTFGGAYGFDLSGGMDDNPTVFYLGSWYRLKDAINPYVGLEIGGFTVGLTYDMNVSSLKPASNYRGGMELSVIYIHRRNDGNKYKTMCPRF from the coding sequence ATGAAAAAAGTGTTGCTGTTTTTAACGATCACCCTTTATCTGATGAACCCCGCCAGGGCGCAGGATCCCCATTTTTCGCAGTTTTTCGCTTCTCCAATGACGCTGAACCCTGCTATGACTGGTCTGTTCTCCGGCGACTACAGAATATCCGGTAACTACCGTGAACAATGGCGAAGCATATCTACCCCTTTCACTACAGGAACTGCGGCAATCGACTTTGGCATTCTCAAAAATGTCATTTCCTATACTGATATCTGGGGCGTAGGTCTGATGGCTATGTATGACAGGACTGGTGGTGGTGCACTTACCTCTACCTATCTGAGCTTTAGTACGGCTTACCACAAAGGTTTGGATCCGGAAGGAAACCATACCCTTGCTGTAGGTGTACAGGCTACATATGTATCGAAACGCCTGGATCAAAGTAAACTGGTGTTCGAAAATCAGATAGACAACAATGGTTATAACCCGGCTATCCCCAGCGGTGAAACCATTTCAAATCCGAACGTTTCTTATCTGGATCCTAACATTGGGATCCTGTATAACGGTCTGGTCGGTGAATCTTCCAACATTTACGCAGGTGTCTCCTTATACCATATCACACAGCCAACTGAAACGTTCATGCAACAGAACAACAACAGGCTGACAGCACGCGTAACTGCACATGGAGGTGGTTCCTTCCCGGTAAATGGTACAAACCGCATTCACGTATCTGCCCTGTATATGAAACAGAGCACTGCCAGCGAGTTTACTTTTGGTGGCGCTTATGGCTTTGACCTGAGCGGTGGTATGGACGACAATCCAACCGTATTCTACCTGGGTAGCTGGTACCGCCTGAAAGATGCGATCAATCCTTATGTAGGCCTGGAAATAGGTGGTTTCACCGTAGGGCTGACTTACGATATGAACGTATCTTCTCTGAAACCGGCTTCTAACTACCGTGGTGGTATGGAGCTGTCTGTGATCTATATTCACAGAAGGAATGATGGTAACAAGTATAAGACCATGTGTCCAAGATTCTAA
- the upp gene encoding uracil phosphoribosyltransferase: protein MIVNLSSTNSLVGEWLSEIRSMEIQTDRMRFRRNLERVGEVAAFEISKTLEYEEKEVQTPLGIANCRVLKQQPVLATILRAGLAMHQGLVHYFDKADHAFISAYRKHNHDGSFDINLEYVSSPVIEDQVVIISDPMLATGASLVKTIEHLQSIGKPKHIHLVVAIACTVGIEYVQRYADNNLTIWAGDIDDELTAKGYIVPGLGDAGDLAFGNKLQN, encoded by the coding sequence AAATCTGAGTAGTACCAATTCACTAGTAGGAGAATGGCTGAGTGAGATCAGGAGCATGGAAATTCAAACCGACAGAATGCGTTTCAGAAGGAACCTGGAACGGGTGGGTGAAGTTGCTGCCTTCGAGATCAGCAAAACATTGGAATACGAGGAGAAGGAAGTGCAGACTCCTTTGGGGATTGCCAATTGCCGGGTACTGAAACAACAACCTGTACTGGCGACCATCCTGAGAGCAGGTTTGGCTATGCACCAGGGTTTGGTTCATTATTTTGACAAGGCAGATCATGCTTTTATATCTGCTTACCGTAAGCATAATCATGATGGTTCGTTCGATATCAACCTGGAGTATGTATCCAGTCCGGTAATCGAAGACCAGGTAGTGATCATATCAGATCCTATGCTGGCTACAGGTGCATCGCTGGTAAAGACCATTGAACACCTGCAAAGCATTGGCAAGCCCAAACATATTCACCTGGTAGTAGCTATCGCCTGCACAGTAGGGATCGAATATGTACAACGATATGCTGATAATAACCTGACCATCTGGGCCGGAGACATTGATGACGAGCTTACCGCAAAGGGATACATTGTACCTGGTTTGGGTGATGCGGGTGACCTTGCCTTTGGAAATAAACTACAAAATTAA